In Aegilops tauschii subsp. strangulata cultivar AL8/78 chromosome 3, Aet v6.0, whole genome shotgun sequence, one genomic interval encodes:
- the LOC109786567 gene encoding uncharacterized protein, with the protein MVRLTLEQTAREAAPAGCLATFLDLSHRSFTDVSCLGSFKNLERLDLGHNCLVTLEGLSACTNLKWLSVIENKLVSLKGAEVLSKLQVLNCGKNKLTRIDEVKSMTSLGALILNDNNITSICKLDPHHQLNTLVLSKNPVITFGDALVNAKSIKKISMSHCEIESIGSSLAACVELKELRLAHNKITTIPSDLAKNTKILNLDLGNNLIERESDLKVLSELRYLRNLNLQGNPIAEKGTLAKKVMKIVPNLRIFNAKPIEAFSQNENSGKGSKLKKDEEMPDRDPIDSSTKKKEKRKRSKQQVQSPEEPAAKDTPPAAAIAAPVKSALTDSKKKKKEKVATEQDKSSRPKSKDDKASFDDTEGKAKKEKKKSVNKGDKDAGGIDDTEVSFAELMFSGDGSVPEPVSKDKTQATAVDGKFVGGLVIDHTKKRKKAKGTPIDASDLKQLCSAPEVGAGGLSGWD; encoded by the exons ATGGTGCGGCTGACGCTGGAGCAGACGGCGAgggaggcggcgccggccggcTGCCTCGCCACGTTCCTCGACCTCTCCCACCGCTCCTTCACCGAC GTGTCGTGCCTGGGGAGCTTCAAGAACCTGGAGCGCCTCGACCTCGGCCACAACTGCCTCGTCACGCTCGAG GGTTTGTCCGCGTGCACCAATCTCAAGTGGCTCTCGGTTATAGAAAACAAGCTTGTGAGCCTGAAAGGTGCCGAAGTCCTCTCGAAGCTACAG GTACTGAATTGTGGCAAAAATAAATTGACAAGAATCGATGAGGTCAAATCTATGACAAGCCTGGGAGCGTTGATTCTCAACG ACAACAACATTACTTCCATCTGCAAGCTTGATCCCCATCATCAGTTGAACACTCTCG TTCTCTCTAAGAATCCAGTTATTACTTTTGGTGATGCTTTGGTCAATGCAAAGTCTATCAAAAAG ATATCCATGTCTCACTGTGAAATAGAAAGCATTGGATCTTCTCTTGCTGCATGTGTGGAATTGAAGGAACTTAGGCTTGCTCACAATAAGATCACT ACAATTCCATCAGACTTGGCCAAAAATACCAAAATCTTGAACCTTGACTTGGGAAATAACTTAATTGAGAGGGAGTCAGATTTGAAG GTCCTTTCTGAACTGCGCTACTTGAGGAACCTAAATTTGCAGGGAAATCCTATTGCTGAGAAAGGCACCCTAGCTAAAAAG GTCATGAAAATTGTGCCGAACTTGCGCATTTTCAATGCAAAGCCCATAGAAGCCTTTTCCCAGAATGAGAACTCTGGGAAAGGGAGTAAGCTGAAGAAGGATGAAGAGATGCCTGATCGTGATCCCATCGATTCTAGTACGAAAAAGAAGGAGAAAAGGAAACGGTCAAAGCAACAAGTGCAGAGCCCTGAAGAACCTGCTGCCAAAGACACTCCTCCAGCTGCTGCCATTGCCGCCCCAGTTAAATCCGCATTGACGGATagtaagaaaaagaaaaaggagaaggtAGCCACGGAGCAGGACAAGAGCAGCAGACCGAAAAGCAAGGATGACAAAGCTTCTTTCGATGATACCGAAGGAAAGGCCAAGAAGGAAAAGAAGAAATCTGTCAACAAAGGAGATAAAGATGCGGGAGGAATCGATGACACCGAAGTGTCGTTTGCAGAGTTGATGTTTTCTGGAGATGGCAGCGTTCCAGAGCCGGTATCGAAGGACAAGACCCAGGCAACTGCCGTGGATGGAAAATTTGTTGGAGGCCTGGTGATTGATCACaccaagaagaggaagaaggcgaAGGGCACCCCTATCGACGCGTCGGATCTTAAGCAGTTGTGCTCTGCGCCTGAGGTGGGTGCGGGTGGACTGTCGGGATGGGATTAG
- the LOC109786571 gene encoding mitochondrial-processing peptidase subunit alpha, translating into MAGSFSWAHSTGPRVDDGPVRAQRGTKKTLPSAQQTEPNYSFPLPLLHGSSSSPSSPAAPSTSTGPAAAMLRLRSSARLLRKLCEASRPLGRGEAQRVLPTMTRGLSGAASAARSTSLLHPLPGLDLPPCLPDQLARLPTRITTLPNGVRVASEDVPGPTACVGVFVASGSIHESPESAGATHLLEKLAFKDTAHRSHMQIVQEVEATGGNVGASASREQMVYSYDTLKAYIPQAVEVLLDSVRNPLFIQDEVDRQLALTREEVQEVQKNPEKFLQEVLNLVGYEGAIANPLIAPEEALEIINADIIRKFYHENFTADRVVLAASGVDHQQLLDVAEPLLSDWHKGSPVETPKSTYTGGDFRHKAESDMTHVALAFEVPGGWLKERDATIMTVIQTLMGGGGSFSSGGPGKGMHSRLYLRVLTRYHDVQSFSAFSNVYDSTGLFGIYLTTPPDFVAKAVDIAVQELIAIATPGQVTEVELTRAKNSTISSVLMNLESRVIVAEDIGRQLLTYGSRKPIDHFLQCMEELTLDDITAFAKMLLSSQPTMASYGDVDKVPPYEFVSKRFQRFR; encoded by the exons ATGGCCGGCAGCTTCTCCTGGGCTCATTCTACCGGGCCTCGAGTGGACGACGGCCCGGTCCGAGCCCAGCGGGGCACCAAAAAAACCCTACCTTCGGCCCAGCAGACCGAGCCGAACtattccttcccccttcccctcctccacggcagctcctcctccccctcctcgccGGCGGCTCCCTCCACCAgcaccggccccgccgccgcgaTGCTCCGGCTCCGCTCCTCCGCCCGCCTGCTCCGCAAG CTGTGCGAGGCGTCCCGGCCGCTTGGGCGCGGCGAGGCCCAAAGAGTGCTGCCGACGATGACGCGGGGGCTCTCCGGCGCAGCCTCCGCCGCGCGCTCGACCTCGCTCCTGCACCCGCTGCCGGGGCTCGACCTCCCGCCCTGCCTCCCCGACCAGCTCGCCCGCCTCCCCACCCGCATCACCACGCTCCCCAACGGCGTCCGCGTCGCCTCCGAGGACGTCCCG GGTCCCACGGCGTGCGTGGGGGTGTTCGTGGCGTCGGGCTCGATCCACGAGTCGCCCGAGTCCGCCGGCGCGACGCACCTGCTCGAGAAGCTGGCGTTCAAGGACACGGCGCACCGGAGCCACATGCAGATCGTGCAGGAGGTGGAGGCCACGGGGGGCAACGtcggcgcctccgcctccagggAGCAGATGGTCTACAGCTACGACACGCTAAAGGCATACATTCCGCAGGCCGTCGAGGTGCTCCTCGACTCCGTCCGCAACCCGCTCTTCATCCAGGACGAAGTCGACCGGCAG CTGGCCCTTACTCGAGAGGAGGTCCAGGAGGTGCAGAAGAACCCGGAGAAGTTTCTTCAGGAAGTACTTAACCTTGTTGGATACGAGGGGGCGATCGCGAACCCGCTGATAGCTCCTGAGGAGGCTCTTGAGATCATCAATGCCGATATTATTCGGAAGTTCTATCAT GAAAACTTCACTGCTGATCGTGTGGTTCTAGCAGCGTCAGGTGTTGATCATCAACAATTGTTAGATGTTGCAGAACCTTTGTTGTCTGATTGGCACAAGGGGTCCCCTGTGGAAACACCAAAGTCTACGTATACAGGTGGTGATTTCAGACACAAAGCAGAATCAGAT ATGACACATGTTGCGTTGGCTTTTGAAGTGCCAGGCGGCTGGCTTAAAGAGAGAGATGCTACAATTATGACCGTCATACAG ACCTTAATGGGTGGCGGCGGCTCATTCTCCTCTGGTGGTCCTGGAAAAGGGATGCATTCACGGCTTT ACCTGAGAGTCCTAACTCGATATCATGACGTCCAATCATTTTCAGCATTCAGTAATGTATATGATAGCACTGGCCTCTTTGGTATCTATTTGACAACG CCACCAGATTTTGTTGCAAAGGCTGTTGATATCGCTGTGCAGGAATTGATTGCTATTGCAACGCCTGGACAAG TAACGGAGGTTGAGCTGACACGTGCGAAAAACTCGACGATTTCATCCGTGTTAATGAATCTTGAGTCAAGG GTGATTGTTGCAGAAGATATAGGGAGGCAGCTTTTGACTTATGGTAGCAG GAAGCCTATCGATCATTTTCTTCAGTGCATGGAGGAACTGACCCTAGATGACATTACAGCGTTTGCTAAGATGTTGTTATCTTCCCAACCTACAATGGCTAGCTATGGAGATG TCGATAAAGTTCCGCCGTATGAGTTTGTTAGCAAGCGGTTCCAACGGTTCCGATAG
- the LOC109786566 gene encoding beta-fructofuranosidase, insoluble isoenzyme 4, translating to MAQSWASFLLLALFSSSLLVCGSNGERVFLYPQSQKVSSIVSQRYRTAYHFQPPKNWINDPNGPMYYNGIYHEFYQYNPNGSVWGNIVWGHSVSTDLINWIPLEAAIERDTPSDINGCWTGSATILPGNRLVIIYTGADPEKRQVQNIVVPKNLSDPYLREWTKAGNNPVIQPVGPGLNSGQFRDPTTGWIGPDGLWRIAVGAELNGDSAALLYKSKDFLNWTRVDHPLYSSNSSSMWECPDFFAVLPGNSGGLDLSAAIPNAAKHVLKMSLDSCDKYMIGVYDLKSDTFIPDTVLDDRRLWSRIDYGNFYASKSFFDSKKGRRIIWGWTNETDSSSDDVAKGWAGIHAIPRTIWLDSHGKQLLQWPVEEVESLRGNEINHQGLELKKGGLFEIKGADSFQADVEIDFELTSIDKADPFDPSWLLDVEKHCREAGASVNGGIGPFGLVVLASDNMEEHTAVHFRVYKSEQKYMILMCSDLRSSSLRPGLYTPAYGGFFEYDLEKEKKISLRTLIDRSAVESFGGGGRACIMARVYPVAVVDGVAHMYAFNNGSTTVRVPQLRAWSMRRAQVNVKGME from the exons ATGGCCCAATCCTgggcctccttcctcctccttgcTCTCTTCTCCTCCAGCCTCCTCGTCTGCGGCAGCAATGGGGAGCGAGTCTTCCTCTACCCGCAGTCCCAGAAGGTCTCCTCCATCGTCAGCCAGAGGTACCGGACCGCCTACCACTTCCAGCCCCCCAAGAACTGGATCAACG ATCCAAATG GGCCAATGTACTACAATGGCATCTACCATGAGTTCTACCAGTACAACCCCAATGGCTCCGTCTGGGGTAACATAGTTTGGGGCCACTCGGTTTCGACAGACCTCATCAACTGGATCCCACTTGAAGCCGCAATAGAGCGGGACACCCCGAGCGACATAAACGGTTGCTGGACCGGCTCAGCCACAATTCTCCCCGGTAACCGACTGGTCATCATATACACCGGTGCTGACCCGGAGAAGCGTCAGGTCCAAAACATTGTGGTTCCGAAAAACCTGTCTGACCCGTACCTGAGAGAATGGACCAAAGCCGGAAATAACCCGGTGATCCAACCGGTCGGACCGGGCTTGAACTCGGGCCAGTTCAGGGACCCGACAACCGGTTGGATCGGACCAGATGGACTGTGGAGGATAGCAGTTGGTGCTGAGCTCAACGGGGACAGTGCTGCACTTTTGTACAAGAGCAAAGACTTTCTGAACTGGACTAGAGTTGACCACCCACTGTATTCATCCAATTCCTCCTCTATGTGGGAGTGCCCGGATTTCTTCGCGGTATTGCCGGGCAATAGCGGTGGACTGGACCTGTCTGCAGCGATACCGAATGCTGCCAAGCATGTCCTCAAGATGAGCCTGGATTCCTGTGACAAGTACATGATTGGGGTTTATGATCTGAAAAGTGACACCTTTATTCCAGATACTGTCCTAGATGACCGCCGGCTATGGTCGAGGATCGATTATGGTAATTTCTATGCCTCAAAGTCATTTTTCGACTCGAAGAAGGGCAGGAGGATCATATGGGGTTGGACTAACGAGACAGACAGTTCTTCGGACGATGTTGCAAAAGGTTGGGCTGGAATCCAT GCAATTCCCAGGACAATTTGGTTAGACAGCCATGGCAAGCAGTTGCTGCAATGGCCAGTTGAAGAGGTTGAGTCCCTTCGAGGAAATGAAATCAACCATCAAGGACTAGAGCTGAAGAAGGGAGGTCTGTTTGAGATCAAGGGAGCTGACAGTTTCCAG GCTGATGTGGAGATAGACTTTGAGCTGACGTCCATCGATAAAGCCGATCCTTTCGACCCCTCCTGGCTTTTGGACGTCGAGAAGCATTGCCGGGAAGCGGGTGCATCAGTCAATGGTGGCATAGGGCCATTTGGACTTGTTGTCCTGGCCTCTGACAACATGGAGGAGCACACTGCTGTGCACTTCCGGGTGTACAAGTCAGAGCAGAAGTACATGATACTCATGTGCTCTGATCTAAGAAG TTCTTCGTTGAGGCCAGGACTGTACACACCAGCCTATGGAGGCTTCTTTGAATACGAcctggaaaaagaaaagaagatatcTCTGAGAACTCTG ATTGATCGGTCGGCGGTGGAGAGCTTCGGCGGTGGCGGCAGGGCCTGCATCATGGCCAGAGTGTACCCCGTGGCGGTTGTCGACGGCGTGGCCCACATGTATGCCTTCAACAACGGCAGTACCACGGTCAGGGTGCCACAGCTCAGGGCCTGGAGCATGAGGAGAGCACAAGTGAATGTGAAAGGGATGGAGTGA
- the LOC109786568 gene encoding vacuolar protein sorting-associated protein 55 homolog has translation MFSTSVLLQILACALYNNWWPMLAALMYIIVPMPCLFFGDGSTRFLSSGEGGAWMKAAKFLTGMSAMGSLAIPAILRHAGLIETGAMFIEFTSFFILVCTVLCFHRATLDEEW, from the exons ATGTTCTCCACGAGCGTTCTGTTGCAAATCCTG GCATGTGCTTTGTACAACAACTGGTGGCCTATGTTAGCAG CACTCATGTATATCATTGTGCCAATGCCATGCCTGTTCTTTGGCGACGGATCCACACGGTTCTTGAGTAGCGGAGAGGGTGGAGC GTGGATGAAAGCAGCCAAGTTCCTGACCGGCATGTCTGCCATGGGAAGCCTCGCAATCCCGGCGATCCTGAGGCACGCTGGCCTGATCGAGACGGGGGCCATGTTCATCGAGTTCACCTCCTTCTTCATCCTCGTGTGCACGGTACTGTGCTTCCACAGGGCCACCCTGGACGAGGAGTGGTAA